A stretch of DNA from Perca flavescens isolate YP-PL-M2 chromosome 11, PFLA_1.0, whole genome shotgun sequence:
AAACCTTGTGTACTTTGATTGACTGCATGTACCTTGTGAAGTGAAAACAAGTGTTATTCTTTGACAGAATAATTTCATTTTGAGTCAGATTTCCAGTGTTCTGGtaaagtcagtgtgtgcagAGAAACATGTGTTCTGTCTTGAAATGGAGAGttagtatatatatttaacaaaatgtgtttttgagaaGAAAATTATCCATTTGGCCAATTGTGTTTTGTAGGTGTCAgtctgtgttaagagtttagaaAAAGTATCTGAAGTATAAGTAAGCGCTTGTTAGcgattgaaaaaaactgtaaacagcaTTGGAGAATTTTATTTTGTCtggttgttgtattttattttataaataacaTTCAGAAGAGTATGTAGCCTTGGTAAAGTTGTGTGGCTTTTGAGTGATTTGTGGTTTGCAGgataaaattatgttttactTGTAGTTCAACAAGGCTAACATTTGACTGAAACTGGGTAAATAGGTTGTGTTCATACTTTTCACCACTAGACTACTCCCATGTATGTCACAACAAGAGTTAAGCAACAAAAGTTAATGTAAGGACAGCCAGCCAGCCTGTGGGAGGGGAGGAGCGAGTAACTCTGCAACTTAAGAGTGGGAGAACAATCGACTCTCTGTCCTTACTCTCCACATGTTTAAGCTAATTGTTGAATACTTACACTGTATGAGTTATGCTAACCATagtcatttcaatcaggagagacttcgtttgcagatatgcaaagatatttattgtacaactgtatgatattgaatgtacaaagtcttttggagattggactccatcgaatTAATCTTCTTAAAAGGGGTAGGGAATAAGAACATAACCCCCCAAAACGTGATGGGAATTATagatataaaatatttaatatgtaGACTTTAACATGCATTCataaatatataggctacatacaAACTAGCATACATCATACTTACCTCTTGCAGCAACggatctgaaaataaaatatcggTGAAGTGATACACCCCCAAAACGGAAGCAAATAATTCCCACAGCACAGGCAGGGAGTAACACAGAAAGGCAAAAACTGAGGCATGACATGCGGCAATTCAGGCCGGCATCGGCCACTCAAGCAGACATCAACTGCGCCGGCATCGGCAAGACAGGCCGGCATCGGCAATACCAGCCGGCATCGGCAAGACAGGCCGGCATCGGCAAGACAGGCCGGCATCGGCAATACCAGCCGGCATCGGCAAGACAGGCCGGCATCGGCAAGACAGGCCGGCATCGGCAATACCAGCCGGCATCGGCAAGACAGGCCGGCATCGGCAAGACAGGCCGGCATCGGCAATACCAGCCGGCATCGGCAAGACAGGCCGGCATCGGCAATACCAGCCGGCATCGGCCGCACCAGCTGGCCTCGGCAAGACAGGCCGGCATCGGCAATACCGGCCGGCATCGGCAATACCGGCCGGCATCGGCAATACCGGCTGGCATTGGCAAGACAGGCCGGCATTGGCAATACCAGCCGGCATTGGCCGCACCAGCCGGCATCGGCAAGTCAGGCCGGCATCGGCCGCTCCAGCAGGCATCGGCCGCACCAGCAACTCAGCCGGCATCACATGCGGAAAATCGGGCCGGCATCGGCAAGACAGGCAAAACGATCCCATTTGCTTGGTATATCATGCACAGTGAGGACTACGAGGGGCAAGTCAAAGAAAAAGGAGACATGAAGACTTTTTACTTCATACACATGATTCAGGTATTATGATTTTGTAGCCTGGGAACCAGACAAATCTGCCGAGCTCATGttttaaatgcatttgtgaATGAGTGCCAggctaattacttttttgaacattcaatttaaaaattATGATTTTGAGTTCACTTTCTGGCCTCTGAGCTTTGCATGTTCTCTTCATGTTGTTCTGGGTTAAAGTGAGGTGGACTTAAGATTACTGTGAACTGTTGTTACAATGTCATGCAGTCTTACTTTGTGTACGCAATGAAATTTATTTAGCTCCCAACGAAGACCTCAACTGATGCTTGAATTCATTGGGGAGCAAATCAGCAGAACCTTTTCTGCCAAACAAAAGTGGACAAAGATCAGTGTTATAAATAATCGTATATACTGTATCCTTTGACATAGCCTAAATCTCCATGACACAGCTACAGTGACTAGAAGACACTTCAAACTGTAGGTTTGAGTGGATGTAAACTTCAATCCAAAAGGTTAAATTAAAGGTTCCCCACAACTCTCTCCTTAACAGATGATCTACTATGTGGATAACCTCGCTGACACCATCAAGTTCTACCATAGCCTTCTGAAGAACAATGGCAGGCTTATGATCATCATTGGAGCAGGTAAGTAGAACTAAGTTTTCCATGCTGCTTTCTGTCCTTCACCCTCTTAACCTGTGTCTTAATCTTTACTGAAATGCCAAAAGATATATCAATCTGCATATGAAGatatttttgtttgtgctgGAAAAACAATGCTCTCTTGGGTTTTTGTGTTTAGCAGATGTTCAGGCACACAAGGAAAAATGCTGTGTTGAGGACTGTTGAGGCTACAGCTAACAGACCTCTTGACTATGAGATTGTAAGATGACCAAGAGTCTCTCTAAACTGTAACATTATAAATAGTAATTATTATTACCAATAAGTTATTCTGGAATCAATGTATTTCTTCAATCTCATCCTATCCAGATAACAGTGGCTGGGACGTCCTGTGGACTTACACAAAGGAGCTCTGCGTTGGTGCCATCACAGAGTGGCGCTTATCAAGAGAGGTTATTTCCTGCCTGAAGAGCCAGGGTCTGAAATATGAGGAGCATATCACTGAGTGCTTTAATCCAAGCAGCCAGACTGTCCAGTCTGCTGAATTTCTTTACAGTCAAAGATAATGTCTACCAGTCATTCACCCCAGAGATCAGAGCAGGCATGTTAGACCTTCTCAGGAACGAGTGCAGCTCTAAAAAAGATGGCAGGGTGTTCTTCAACAATAATGTGAGCTGCATACTTGTATATGCTTGAGTATATTTtatggaaaaataaatgatctTCTTGCATTCACTTTATACGCTGCCATTTGATcaaaagtacagtatattttccTGTTGCTAAAATGAAGTTCACCATGGGGTGTAGTTTTCAGTCTCTTTAAACTATATTCACCTCATTCACTCTGTATGTGTACCAAAATGATAAAAACCAAACAATTTAGTATCTATTTGGTGATTAAAATCACTAAACTTGACTCAGTGTGCCTTACAAAACGTTATAGCTTTCGAAAAACAATCATATCCAAAGAGTTTACTGACTGACACACAATTCTAGCTATGTGGTGAGTCTTGAATTGATTTTGTCAACTGTAGCAGTACAGTAAcaattattaatatttactAATTCATCAATACCAAAATATCTAACGATAATTGAGAACTTAAAAGTATCCTATAAACAAATCAATTGGCATTAAAGGTGAAGGAGAGTAATAGGGTTTAACTTTGACTATCAGGAACAATGAGTGGTATACAAATTAACAGAATTCATAACCTTGAAGCAGCACCTATCAAAATAAGAATTTGATAGCCATAATTAATCATAGCCTCATAATTTGATGGCTGCTACTGGAGTTCTACTAGATATTTCATCCACACAAACCATGGAACCAAGTTCTTTATCAATGAAGATTTATTGAATTAATAACTACAGATTAaactaataaacaaacaaatgaaagatAAATAAGAAATGAATGATTAATAAATGATGGCAACTTTCTCTCTTTAGCATTTACCAATGCAACCATAAACAATTCTGGTTTGGCTGGGTCATCCTCCCTTTTGCCAAACTCAAGGCTACAAAACTatagtccacaaaccaatggctGATGTCACTGCTGCTACGTGCACTATTTCTACAGTCAGTGTTTTGCACTACCTGTAGGTTAGGGTTGGATTATCACATAATTATAATGCTTTGTCGTACTTTACATACATTGTTGTCGTTGTAGCTATTTGTAGCTGTTAGCTTCGATATTTCTAGCAAAGTGTTCAAAGACTATTGGGCCAAAtaatttctaataagggaagaagttccactctctcgatacttccggcttctgaactggttgcagttccactctggttccaCTATAGGGCGCTCACGGGCCCTCTATGGAGCTctatgggactctatggagctatacccctcaaaatccaatttcctcaggatataattttttttgtctagtaatttgaatgttgcatttaaAAGGGGAAGCAAAGAAAATATACACTGCTGAGtcgcttttttgttctaaaaagccttttgaaatgttaatgacgtcatacacatatacggccagagatactgctttatgGCAAGCTCTGAGTAACTTCCTTTGTTCTCTCAAGGCATCGACatacacgtgctagaaagaggtttgctaatgttttaaagaccatgccgaaatattcactctgtcATTCTGGTTCCACTTTGGATGCTGTCAAACAGGATCTCTGgccgtaatcagtccttcactgaccaatcagcattcattagcagaatggtagcgtgttatgggcaacaacgactcaacctgtaagaaatcgaaaggacgcaagtactcgttcattcaactttcgaacctataatccatgttgaacttgcaaaaactacaatcaaatctgagatttctcaacaGCAATCAGGTGAAaatttagccatctagctccatagagtcccattcattttgcattcTCCTACGagcacccccagtggaactctgatggaactgcaaccaaattcgctACAATGGGGCTAAACAGGGAGTGAAAACGCTTTCCGTAGACAGGCTTTGACTGGGCCCAAGAGACAACCCTGACAGGACATTAATACACTGCATCAATAATAGTGCTTTTCCCTGACTGGTCACTGGAAGTGAGAATGTCATTCTCTGCGACAACATTTTGATTAGCGTGGCCTTTATACCAGAGTAACTAGGATTAACCTTACGTCTCCATTGTGCAACCAAACATTGAAACTAGTATCAAACTAACTAATTTCACTGTATCATTTAATGACTTTAGACCCTAACCTAAGAGAGAACTTACACATAGCTGGTGCAACAGGCTGCAGATGTTTCACTAGCCTTGCCTATGAACCAGATGAATCTAAAAGCTCATGTTCTATTTGCTTTGGCAAATGCGTCTGGTCCCCCTTATTGGTCAGTATTTAAC
This window harbors:
- the LOC114563673 gene encoding uncharacterized protein LOC114563673 yields the protein MRQFRPASATQADINCAGIGKTGRHRQYQPASARQAGIGKTGRHRQYQPASARQAGIGKTGRHRQYQPASARQAGIGKTGRHRQYQPASARQAGIGNTSRHRPHQLASARQAGIGNTGRHRQYRPASAIPAGIGKTGRHWQYQPALAAPAGIGKSGRHRPLQQASAAPATQPASHAENRAGIGKTGKTIPFAWYIMHSEDYEGQVKEKGDMKTFYFIHMIQMIYYVDNLADTIKFYHSLLKNNGRLMIIIGADNSGWDVLWTYTKELCVGAITEWRLSREVISCLKSQGLKYEEHITECFNPSSQTVQSAEFLYSQR